Proteins encoded by one window of Dysgonomonadaceae bacterium PH5-43:
- a CDS encoding Na+-transporting NADH:ubiquinone oxidoreductase subunit E (product_source=KO:K00350; cog=COG2209; ko=KO:K00350; pfam=PF02508; superfamily=103481; tigrfam=TIGR01940; transmembrane_helix_parts=Inside_1_11,TMhelix_12_31,Outside_32_36,TMhelix_37_59,Inside_60_78,TMhelix_79_101,Outside_102_110,TMhelix_111_133,Inside_134_144,TMhelix_145_167,Outside_168_181,TMhelix_182_203,Inside_204_205) → MQEYLSTFISSIFVENMIFAYFLGMCSYLAVSKNVKTAMGLGVAVAFVLTVTLPINYLLENYVLKAGALSWLGEQFDSVNLSFLSFIIFIAVIASMVQLIEMVMEKFMPALYSSLGIFLPLIAVNCAIMGGSLFMQQKAFANVGMATVYGLGSGIGWLLAIIGIAAIREKLQYSDIPKPLKGLGMAFILTALMGFGFMSFSGIKI, encoded by the coding sequence ATGCAAGAATATTTAAGTACATTTATTAGCTCCATCTTTGTGGAGAATATGATATTCGCCTATTTCCTTGGAATGTGTTCCTACTTGGCAGTATCAAAAAATGTGAAGACTGCGATGGGATTAGGAGTTGCTGTAGCTTTCGTGCTAACCGTTACTCTTCCTATCAACTATCTTTTGGAGAACTATGTATTAAAAGCTGGTGCTTTAAGTTGGTTAGGCGAACAATTCGATTCGGTAAACTTAAGCTTCTTAAGCTTTATAATATTTATAGCTGTAATAGCATCTATGGTTCAGTTAATAGAAATGGTAATGGAAAAATTTATGCCAGCACTATATAGTTCGTTAGGTATATTCTTACCTCTTATCGCGGTTAACTGTGCTATAATGGGAGGTTCTTTGTTTATGCAACAAAAAGCTTTCGCTAACGTTGGAATGGCTACCGTTTACGGACTTGGTTCGGGTATCGGTTGGTTACTTGCTATTATTGGTATTGCTGCGATACGCGAAAAGTTACAATACTCAGACATACCAAAACCACTTAAAGGATTAGGTATGGCGTTTATTCTTACAGCGTTGATGGGATTTGGTTTTATGAGTTTTTCAGGAATAAAAATATAA
- a CDS encoding Na+-transporting NADH:ubiquinone oxidoreductase subunit B (product_source=KO:K00347; cog=COG1805; ko=KO:K00347; pfam=PF03116; tigrfam=TIGR01937; transmembrane_helix_parts=Inside_1_59,TMhelix_60_82,Outside_83_96,TMhelix_97_119,Inside_120_130,TMhelix_131_153,Outside_154_253,TMhelix_254_276,Inside_277_282,TMhelix_283_305,Outside_306_308,TMhelix_309_327,Inside_328_339,TMhelix_340_357,Outside_358_360,TMhelix_361_383,Inside_384_402): MEFLRKYLDKIKPNFEPGGKLQMFNSVFDGFETFLFVPNKTSKKGVHIHDAIDSKRTMSIVVIALLPCLLFGMYNTGFQHYLAIGQNPGFWETFLYGMLAVLPIVVVSYVVGLGIEFIVAQIKGHEIQEGFLVSGILIPLIVPVDTPLWMIALATAFSVIFAKEVFGGTGYNIWNVALIARAFLFFAYPSKMSGETVFVRTDSTFGLGGGQVVDTFSGATPLGQIGSSSVPVEVTNTMGEALSYWDMFLGLIPGSIGETSTLCILIGAIILLVTGIGNWRTMLSVFVGGVATVLMFNAIGTTSAMQVSVGEQILLGGFAFGAVFMATDPVTSPRTQTGKYIFGFLIGFFAICVRVLNPGYPEGMMLAILFMNSFAPLIDHYVVEANISRRLKRATVKGGNNE, from the coding sequence ATGGAATTTCTAAGAAAATATTTAGATAAAATAAAACCTAACTTCGAGCCTGGTGGCAAACTACAAATGTTTAACTCTGTATTCGACGGATTTGAAACATTTCTTTTTGTCCCTAACAAAACTTCGAAGAAAGGTGTACATATTCATGATGCGATAGATTCTAAACGCACCATGTCTATTGTGGTAATAGCTCTGCTTCCTTGTTTACTGTTTGGTATGTACAACACAGGATTTCAACATTACCTTGCAATTGGTCAGAACCCAGGCTTTTGGGAAACATTCTTATACGGAATGTTAGCTGTATTGCCTATAGTAGTAGTATCGTACGTTGTAGGACTTGGTATTGAGTTTATCGTAGCTCAAATAAAAGGACACGAAATACAAGAAGGTTTTCTTGTATCCGGTATACTTATTCCTTTAATTGTTCCAGTAGATACACCTCTTTGGATGATTGCTTTAGCAACAGCATTTTCTGTTATATTTGCTAAAGAAGTATTCGGAGGCACAGGTTACAACATCTGGAACGTGGCACTAATTGCTCGTGCATTCTTGTTCTTTGCTTATCCTTCTAAAATGTCGGGCGAAACTGTTTTCGTAAGAACCGACTCTACATTCGGATTGGGTGGCGGACAAGTAGTAGACACATTCTCTGGTGCTACGCCTTTAGGTCAGATAGGTTCATCTTCAGTTCCTGTAGAAGTAACAAACACTATGGGTGAAGCATTAAGCTACTGGGATATGTTTTTAGGACTTATACCTGGTTCCATAGGAGAAACTTCTACCTTATGTATATTAATAGGTGCAATAATATTGTTAGTTACTGGCATTGGAAACTGGCGCACTATGCTTTCTGTATTTGTTGGAGGAGTGGCAACAGTATTAATGTTTAACGCTATCGGCACAACATCAGCTATGCAAGTAAGCGTAGGAGAACAAATATTACTTGGAGGGTTTGCTTTTGGGGCTGTATTTATGGCTACCGACCCTGTAACATCTCCACGAACTCAAACTGGTAAATACATCTTCGGTTTCTTAATTGGTTTCTTCGCAATATGCGTAAGAGTATTAAACCCTGGTTATCCTGAAGGAATGATGTTAGCTATATTATTTATGAACTCATTCGCTCCACTTATCGACCACTATGTTGTAGAAGCAAATATTAGTCGCCGTTTAAAAAGAGCAACTGTGAAAGGAGGCAACAATGAATAA
- a CDS encoding adenylate kinase (product_source=KO:K00939; cath_funfam=3.40.50.300; cog=COG0563; ko=KO:K00939; pfam=PF00406; smart=SM00382; superfamily=52540) → MLNIVIFGAPGSGKGTQSEHIIKKYGLYHISTGEILRQEIENKSELGLIADGYISKGQLVPDELVIKMFAELIDKTSNEKGYIFDGFPRTLSQAVALDDMLRERNTPIAAVFSLNVEEPELINRLLKRGEVSGRSDDNLETIQNRLNVYKENTEPIKEYYKKKGRLFNIKGLGSVGDIFENITEVIDSLFY, encoded by the coding sequence ATGTTAAACATAGTAATTTTTGGAGCACCAGGTTCGGGAAAAGGAACTCAAAGTGAGCATATAATTAAAAAATATGGTCTGTATCATATTTCAACAGGCGAAATTCTTAGACAAGAAATAGAAAATAAGTCGGAATTGGGTTTGATAGCTGATGGATACATCAGTAAAGGACAGTTAGTGCCTGATGAATTGGTTATCAAAATGTTTGCCGAATTGATAGATAAAACATCTAACGAAAAAGGTTATATCTTTGATGGATTTCCACGAACACTTTCTCAAGCAGTGGCTTTAGACGATATGTTGCGAGAACGCAATACACCTATCGCAGCCGTGTTTAGCTTAAACGTAGAAGAACCAGAATTAATTAATCGCTTATTAAAAAGAGGAGAGGTTAGTGGTCGTAGCGACGATAATCTCGAAACAATACAAAACCGCTTAAATGTTTATAAAGAAAACACCGAACCTATAAAAGAATACTACAAAAAGAAAGGTAGATTATTCAATATAAAAGGATTGGGCTCTGTAGGCGATATCTTTGAAAATATAACAGAAGTTATCGATAGTTTGTTTTATTAA
- a CDS encoding putative lipoprotein YbaY (product_source=COG3126; cleavage_site_network=SignalP-noTM; cog=COG3126) gives MKKVILFVAVAVAISLSACQKPAAEETVVEEEVIEVVEEVVEESAATDSVVIEAETIETAE, from the coding sequence ATGAAAAAGGTAATTTTATTTGTAGCTGTTGCAGTTGCAATTAGCTTAAGTGCTTGTCAAAAACCTGCAGCAGAAGAAACTGTAGTAGAAGAAGAAGTAATCGAAGTAGTAGAAGAAGTTGTTGAAGAATCAGCAGCAACGGACTCTGTAGTTATTGAAGCTGAAACAATAGAAACAGCTGAATAA
- a CDS encoding protein-tyrosine phosphatase (product_source=KO:K01104; cath_funfam=3.40.50.2300; cog=COG0394; ko=KO:K01104; pfam=PF01451; smart=SM00226; superfamily=52788) yields the protein MSRMKVLFVCTGNICRSPAAEGIMKKKIKDAGLEDKFFVDSAGTHGIHEGELPDPRMRERASKRGYMLDTHSRPITPDDFYEFDIIVAMDDYNIKKLHWISPDLESRNKIVLMTDFCENVEADHVPDPYYGGVRGFELVLNILEDAVDGLMKAKN from the coding sequence ATGAGTAGAATGAAAGTATTGTTTGTGTGCACAGGTAATATCTGTCGCTCTCCTGCCGCAGAAGGTATTATGAAGAAAAAAATCAAAGATGCTGGTCTTGAAGATAAGTTTTTCGTAGATTCGGCAGGAACACACGGTATTCACGAGGGTGAGTTGCCCGACCCACGAATGAGAGAACGAGCCAGTAAACGAGGTTATATGTTGGATACGCACTCTCGTCCTATCACTCCCGACGATTTTTACGAATTTGATATTATTGTAGCGATGGACGATTACAATATAAAAAAGCTACATTGGATATCTCCCGATTTGGAATCGCGCAATAAGATAGTGTTGATGACTGATTTTTGTGAAAATGTAGAAGCCGACCACGTTCCAGATCCTTATTATGGCGGAGTAAGAGGTTTTGAACTCGTGTTGAATATACTTGAAGATGCCGTAGATGGATTGATGAAAGCGAAAAACTGA
- a CDS encoding Na+-transporting NADH:ubiquinone oxidoreductase subunit C (product_source=KO:K00348; cog=COG2869; ko=KO:K00348; pfam=PF04205; smart=SM00900; tigrfam=TIGR01938; transmembrane_helix_parts=Inside_1_6,TMhelix_7_26,Outside_27_230), whose translation MNKDSNVYTIVYASVLVVVVALLLALTSEALRERQSQNEAVDKMRQILTSIKVESTNENAKELYNKIIIDAFLVNKVGDRVDGSAFDTELVDELNKPEAERCYPIFVADVNGSTKYILSLRGAGLWGPLWGFISLDEDKKTIYGASFGHAGETPGLGAEIDKPAFSNQFAGKKIFNTQNNFTSVAIVKPGKTDSSRDYVDGISGGTITSQGVDAMLFSSLEAYKSFLIKE comes from the coding sequence ATGAATAAAGACAGTAATGTTTATACTATTGTATACGCATCAGTTTTAGTTGTAGTGGTAGCTTTGCTTTTAGCTTTAACTTCTGAAGCTTTACGCGAAAGACAATCTCAAAACGAAGCTGTAGATAAGATGCGTCAGATACTTACTTCTATTAAAGTAGAATCGACAAACGAAAATGCTAAAGAACTTTATAACAAGATAATCATTGATGCTTTTCTTGTAAACAAAGTGGGCGACAGAGTAGACGGCAGTGCTTTCGATACTGAATTAGTAGACGAACTAAACAAACCAGAAGCAGAAAGATGCTACCCTATCTTTGTTGCAGATGTAAACGGTTCTACTAAATACATTTTATCGTTAAGAGGTGCTGGTTTATGGGGACCACTTTGGGGCTTTATATCTTTAGATGAAGATAAGAAAACTATATACGGAGCATCATTCGGTCACGCTGGAGAAACTCCAGGGTTAGGAGCTGAGATAGACAAGCCTGCGTTTTCTAATCAATTTGCAGGAAAGAAAATCTTTAATACTCAAAACAACTTCACCTCTGTAGCAATAGTAAAACCTGGAAAAACAGACTCAAGCAGAGACTATGTAGATGGTATCTCGGGTGGTACAATTACCAGTCAGGGTGTAGACGCTATGTTATTTTCAAGCTTAGAAGCTTATAAATCATTTTTAATTAAAGAATAA
- a CDS encoding long-chain acyl-CoA synthetase (product_source=KO:K01897; cath_funfam=2.30.38.10,3.30.300.30,3.40.50.980; cog=COG1022; ko=KO:K01897; pfam=PF00501; superfamily=56801): MNKENFIKLYEESFRNNFDLPALSDYGTNTKFTYGELAKEIEKIHILFAECNVKRGDKIALIGRNTSRWCIVYMATVTYGAIIVPILQDFNPNDVHHIVNHSESVFLFASDLIWDSLEDEKLPEIRGSFSLTDFGVQYQRDGENLYVLTKQLDDKFNKKHPKGFSPSDIKYTDLSDDKVLVLNYTSGTTGFSKGVMITGGNLSGNMTFAREEIDLKVGDKMLSFLPLAHTYGSAFEFLYSLSAGCNITLLGKTPSPKILLKAFEEVKPALIISVPLILEKIYKKMILPILGKKTMRLALNIPVLDTQIYAQIRKKLVDAFGGRFKQIIIGGAPLNAEVEDFLLKIKFPVSVGYGMTECAPLISFSLCPKYIPHSCGKLLNCMEVRIDSEDPYNVAGEIQVKGQNVMLGYYKNEEATNEAFTEDGWLKTGDLGTIDADNNIFIRGRSKSMILGASGQNIYPEEIEAKLDNMPFVMESLVVDRGGRLVALVYPDYDAVDGTGISEDDLKLIMNENKESLNKIVASYERIADIELFPTEFVKTPKKSIKRYLYK; this comes from the coding sequence ATGAATAAAGAGAACTTCATTAAGTTGTACGAAGAAAGTTTTAGAAATAACTTCGATTTACCTGCGCTTTCCGATTACGGAACAAATACTAAATTCACTTATGGTGAGTTAGCTAAAGAAATTGAAAAAATACATATTCTTTTTGCGGAATGTAATGTTAAAAGGGGAGATAAAATAGCCCTTATAGGCAGAAACACATCTCGTTGGTGTATAGTTTATATGGCTACAGTTACCTATGGAGCAATAATAGTTCCTATATTGCAAGATTTTAATCCAAATGATGTACACCATATTGTAAACCATTCTGAGTCTGTTTTCCTTTTTGCTTCTGATTTGATATGGGATTCTTTGGAAGACGAAAAACTTCCAGAGATAAGAGGTTCGTTTTCGTTAACCGATTTTGGAGTGCAGTATCAAAGAGATGGCGAAAATTTGTATGTTCTAACTAAGCAGTTAGACGATAAATTCAATAAAAAACACCCAAAGGGATTCTCTCCTTCGGATATTAAATACACAGACCTATCTGACGATAAAGTGTTGGTGTTAAATTATACATCAGGAACAACAGGTTTTAGTAAAGGTGTGATGATTACAGGAGGTAACTTGTCGGGTAATATGACATTTGCAAGAGAAGAAATAGACTTAAAGGTAGGGGATAAAATGTTATCTTTTCTTCCGTTGGCGCATACCTATGGCTCTGCTTTTGAATTTCTTTATTCTCTTTCTGCAGGTTGTAATATAACTTTGCTTGGTAAAACACCTTCTCCTAAAATTCTATTAAAAGCATTTGAAGAAGTAAAACCAGCTCTTATTATATCTGTTCCGCTTATATTGGAGAAGATATATAAGAAAATGATATTGCCGATATTAGGGAAAAAGACAATGCGATTGGCTCTTAATATTCCTGTGTTGGATACGCAGATTTATGCGCAGATAAGAAAGAAATTGGTAGATGCTTTTGGTGGACGCTTTAAGCAGATAATAATAGGAGGGGCCCCGTTGAATGCAGAAGTTGAAGATTTCTTGCTTAAAATAAAATTTCCAGTTTCTGTAGGTTATGGAATGACAGAGTGTGCGCCCTTGATAAGTTTCTCTCTTTGTCCTAAATATATTCCACATTCTTGTGGTAAACTGTTGAATTGTATGGAAGTAAGGATAGATTCTGAGGATCCGTACAATGTTGCAGGCGAAATTCAAGTTAAAGGTCAGAATGTGATGTTGGGCTATTATAAAAATGAAGAAGCAACAAATGAAGCATTCACAGAAGATGGTTGGTTAAAAACAGGAGACTTGGGAACTATCGATGCCGATAACAATATCTTTATAAGGGGGCGTTCGAAGAGTATGATACTCGGAGCAAGCGGTCAGAATATATATCCAGAAGAAATTGAAGCAAAGTTGGATAATATGCCATTTGTTATGGAAAGTTTAGTTGTAGATAGGGGTGGGCGATTAGTAGCTTTGGTTTATCCCGATTATGATGCAGTAGACGGAACGGGTATCTCGGAAGATGATTTGAAATTGATTATGAATGAAAATAAAGAATCTCTGAATAAAATAGTTGCTTCTTACGAAAGGATTGCTGATATAGAACTTTTCCCTACTGAATTTGTTAAAACACCCAAGAAAAGTATTAAACGTTATCTGTATAAGTAA
- a CDS encoding Na+-transporting NADH:ubiquinone oxidoreductase subunit A (product_source=KO:K00346; cath_funfam=2.40.50.100; cog=COG1726; ko=KO:K00346; pfam=PF05896,PF11973; smart=SM00364; superfamily=51230; tigrfam=TIGR01936): MTQLIKIKKGLDINLKGKPQETTKGSITSEYYTIYPDDYCGFVPKVAVKVGDKVLAGTPVFYDKNRPSIKVVAPVSGEITAVNRGEKRRLLNVIIKADDSTQYEDFGKKDVKSLSSQTIKTALAEAGILATVKQRPYDIVANPEDSPRDIFVSGFYSTPLAPNFEYILKGQESDFQTGLDALAKITEGSVYLSVRPDASSTLKSAKGVTVVEFSGPHPAGNASVQINNIKPINKGEIVWAVDPQDVITIGKLFNKGIVDFTRLISLVGSEVKEDARCYYQMITGASINTLVKGNVTEGIDLRYISGNVLTGTQISSNDSLHAGNNQITVIPEGDEVNEFVGWISPGLNKFSVSKTYPAFLIEPLTKKEYTIDARIKGGKRAMIMSNEWDKVFPMDILPEFLIRAIIAFDIDKMENLGIYEVAPEDFALCEFVDTSKMELQTIVRQGLDLLYKEMN; this comes from the coding sequence ATGACTCAATTAATCAAGATTAAAAAAGGTCTGGATATAAATCTAAAAGGTAAACCTCAGGAAACAACTAAAGGCAGTATCACATCTGAATACTACACTATTTATCCTGATGATTATTGTGGATTTGTACCCAAAGTAGCTGTTAAAGTCGGTGATAAGGTATTGGCAGGAACTCCGGTGTTTTACGACAAAAACCGCCCTTCCATTAAAGTTGTTGCTCCTGTTAGTGGAGAAATAACTGCTGTAAACCGCGGGGAAAAGAGAAGATTGTTAAACGTTATTATTAAAGCCGACGACTCTACTCAGTATGAAGACTTCGGAAAGAAAGACGTTAAATCTTTATCTTCCCAAACAATTAAAACTGCATTAGCTGAAGCTGGAATTTTAGCTACAGTAAAACAACGTCCTTATGACATAGTTGCAAATCCCGAAGATTCTCCAAGAGACATCTTCGTGTCGGGATTTTATTCTACGCCATTGGCTCCAAACTTCGAGTATATACTTAAAGGACAAGAGAGCGACTTTCAAACAGGATTAGATGCTTTGGCAAAAATTACCGAAGGTAGTGTTTATTTATCTGTTCGCCCCGATGCAAGTTCTACTCTTAAGAGCGCAAAAGGAGTTACAGTTGTTGAATTTAGCGGTCCGCACCCAGCAGGAAATGCAAGTGTGCAAATAAACAACATCAAACCTATTAACAAAGGTGAGATAGTTTGGGCAGTTGATCCTCAAGATGTAATAACTATCGGAAAACTATTTAACAAAGGTATTGTAGACTTTACACGCCTAATCTCTTTAGTAGGTTCGGAAGTTAAAGAAGATGCAAGATGTTACTACCAAATGATTACAGGTGCAAGCATCAACACCTTAGTTAAAGGCAATGTTACCGAAGGTATAGACTTAAGATATATAAGCGGTAACGTTCTTACTGGCACACAAATATCAAGCAACGACTCTCTTCACGCAGGAAACAATCAGATAACAGTTATTCCTGAAGGAGACGAAGTTAATGAGTTTGTAGGTTGGATTTCTCCAGGATTAAACAAATTCTCGGTAAGCAAAACATATCCAGCATTCCTTATTGAGCCTCTTACAAAGAAAGAATATACTATAGATGCACGCATAAAAGGAGGGAAAAGAGCAATGATTATGTCTAACGAATGGGACAAAGTATTCCCTATGGACATATTACCAGAGTTTCTTATCCGTGCTATCATAGCATTCGACATTGATAAGATGGAGAATTTAGGCATTTACGAAGTAGCACCAGAAGACTTTGCTTTGTGCGAGTTTGTTGATACTTCAAAAATGGAACTACAAACAATAGTGAGACAAGGTTTAGATTTACTTTATAAAGAAATGAATTAA
- a CDS encoding Na+-transporting NADH:ubiquinone oxidoreductase subunit D (product_source=KO:K00349; cog=COG1347; ko=KO:K00349; pfam=PF02508; superfamily=103473; tigrfam=TIGR01939; transmembrane_helix_parts=Outside_1_37,TMhelix_38_60,Inside_61_66,TMhelix_67_84,Outside_85_98,TMhelix_99_121,Inside_122_127,TMhelix_128_150,Outside_151_177,TMhelix_178_195,Inside_196_207): protein MALKNKEIFLNPLGKNNPVTVQMLGVCSALAVTSKLEPSIVMAISVIAVLALANVVISLLRNTIPGRIRIIVQLVVVAALVTIVNEVLKAFAYDVSKQLSVFIGLIITNCIVMGRLEAFALGNKPWPAFLDGVGNGLGYGIILIIVGFFRELLGSGTLFGIKVIPEAFYEMGYENNGLMILPPMALIVVACIIWVQRAKDKDLQEKN from the coding sequence ATGGCATTAAAGAATAAAGAAATATTTTTGAACCCTCTTGGAAAGAACAATCCCGTAACCGTACAGATGTTGGGAGTATGTTCGGCATTAGCTGTTACCAGCAAATTAGAACCAAGTATTGTTATGGCTATTTCAGTAATTGCAGTTTTAGCTCTTGCCAACGTAGTTATATCTCTGTTAAGAAATACAATCCCCGGACGTATACGTATTATTGTTCAATTAGTTGTAGTAGCTGCCTTAGTTACTATAGTTAATGAAGTATTGAAAGCTTTTGCTTACGATGTAAGTAAACAATTATCGGTATTTATCGGATTGATTATTACTAACTGTATTGTAATGGGGCGTTTAGAAGCCTTCGCTTTAGGGAATAAACCTTGGCCTGCTTTCTTAGATGGGGTTGGTAACGGTTTAGGATATGGTATCATATTAATTATTGTAGGATTTTTCCGCGAACTACTTGGTTCAGGAACTTTATTCGGAATAAAAGTTATTCCTGAAGCATTCTACGAAATGGGTTATGAAAATAATGGTTTAATGATTCTTCCTCCTATGGCTCTTATAGTTGTAGCTTGTATTATATGGGTACAACGTGCTAAGGATAAAGATTTACAAGAGAAGAATTAA
- a CDS encoding large subunit ribosomal protein L13 (product_source=KO:K02871; cath_funfam=3.90.1180.10; cog=COG0102; ko=KO:K02871; pfam=PF00572; superfamily=52161; tigrfam=TIGR01066), with product MDTLSYKTISANSATVNKEWVVVDANGQHLGRFASKVAKLLRGKYKPNFTPHVDCGDNVIIINADKIVLTGKKWEDRQYFSHTGYPGGQKTTTPAELQAKGSDRLFRKVVKGMLPKNKLGAKLLTNLYVYDGTEHKQEAQQPKTIDINSLK from the coding sequence GTGGATACTTTAAGTTATAAAACCATTTCAGCAAATAGCGCAACTGTGAACAAGGAATGGGTTGTAGTAGATGCAAACGGACAACATTTAGGTCGTTTTGCTTCTAAGGTAGCAAAATTATTAAGAGGAAAGTATAAACCTAATTTTACTCCTCACGTTGATTGCGGTGATAATGTTATTATTATCAATGCAGATAAAATAGTATTAACTGGAAAAAAATGGGAAGATCGTCAGTATTTTTCTCATACAGGTTATCCTGGAGGTCAAAAAACAACAACTCCTGCTGAGCTACAAGCTAAAGGTAGCGACCGTTTGTTCAGAAAAGTAGTAAAAGGTATGTTGCCAAAAAATAAACTTGGAGCTAAACTTCTTACAAACTTGTATGTGTATGACGGAACAGAGCACAAACAAGAAGCTCAACAACCAAAAACAATAGATATTAATTCACTTAAATAA
- a CDS encoding GTP-binding protein (product_source=KO:K03979; cath_funfam=2.70.210.12,3.40.50.300; cog=COG0536; ko=KO:K03979; pfam=PF01018,PF01926; superfamily=52540,82051; tigrfam=TIGR02729) — translation MSESNFVDYIKIYARSGKGGRGSTHFRREKYIPFGGPDGGDGGKGGSVILRGNRNYWTLLHLKYERHILAGHGEGGSKKLSHGKDGEDRIIEVPIGTVVFDADTGEFITDVKYDKQEIVLLKGGRGGKGNNFFKTSTNQAPKYSQPGEPCEEKRIILQLKLLADVGLVGFPNAGKSTLLSVVSAAKPKIANYPFTTLEPSLGIVNVRDSHSFVMADIPGIIEGASEGKGLGLRFLRHIERNSLLLFLVPADADDINKEYEILLNELTKYNPELLDKKRILAISKSDMLDEELKEAIEAELTIDIPYIFMSSITSQGIIALKDLLWKELNNQEFHDIESIVYRPMDIKMIDVDDDFDFDIPDDDDNDDDINYDELEWEYED, via the coding sequence ATGTCGGAATCAAATTTTGTAGATTATATAAAAATTTATGCTCGCTCGGGCAAAGGAGGGAGAGGCTCTACTCACTTTAGAAGAGAGAAATATATCCCATTTGGAGGTCCTGATGGTGGCGACGGAGGCAAGGGTGGAAGTGTTATACTTAGAGGTAATCGTAATTACTGGACTTTGCTTCACTTAAAATATGAGCGTCATATACTTGCAGGGCATGGCGAAGGCGGTTCGAAGAAACTAAGTCATGGTAAAGATGGGGAAGATAGAATAATTGAAGTTCCTATCGGAACTGTTGTATTTGATGCCGATACGGGCGAATTTATTACAGACGTAAAATACGATAAACAAGAAATAGTTCTTCTTAAAGGAGGTAGAGGAGGGAAAGGAAATAACTTCTTCAAAACATCAACTAATCAAGCTCCTAAATACTCTCAGCCAGGAGAGCCTTGTGAAGAAAAAAGAATTATACTTCAACTTAAACTTCTTGCAGATGTTGGTTTGGTTGGTTTTCCAAATGCTGGAAAATCGACATTGTTGTCTGTTGTTTCGGCAGCGAAACCTAAAATAGCAAACTATCCGTTTACTACGCTTGAGCCAAGTTTGGGTATAGTAAATGTTAGAGATTCGCACTCTTTTGTTATGGCAGATATACCCGGTATAATAGAAGGAGCAAGCGAAGGTAAAGGTTTAGGATTGCGTTTCTTGCGACATATAGAAAGAAACTCGTTGCTCTTGTTTTTAGTTCCAGCAGATGCCGATGATATAAATAAGGAGTATGAGATATTGCTTAATGAATTGACAAAATACAATCCGGAATTATTGGATAAGAAGCGTATACTTGCAATATCTAAATCGGATATGCTTGATGAAGAGCTTAAAGAAGCGATTGAGGCAGAGCTTACAATAGATATACCTTATATATTTATGTCGTCAATAACAAGTCAGGGGATAATAGCTCTTAAAGACTTGTTGTGGAAAGAACTGAATAATCAAGAATTTCACGATATCGAAAGCATTGTTTATCGACCTATGGATATTAAAATGATAGACGTAGATGATGACTTCGACTTTGATATTCCAGATGATGATGACAATGATGATGATATTAACTATGATGAGTTAGAGTGGGAATACGAAGATTAA